Proteins from a single region of Pseudarthrobacter sp. NIBRBAC000502772:
- a CDS encoding protealysin inhibitor emfourin, which produces MKISVERSGGIAALTRVWTVHAQTASAKSQWQPIVEACPWDTVPKTVRAAAAEVQDNQPDRFIYSIRAGQRRAALPEQAVTGPWRVLVDTTRAAAEDSPDRRGPVQA; this is translated from the coding sequence ATGAAGATCAGTGTGGAGCGGAGCGGCGGCATCGCAGCCCTGACCCGCGTATGGACAGTGCACGCCCAGACCGCGAGCGCCAAAAGCCAGTGGCAACCCATTGTGGAAGCATGCCCTTGGGACACGGTGCCCAAGACCGTCCGGGCCGCAGCCGCGGAGGTGCAGGACAACCAGCCGGACCGATTTATCTATTCAATCCGGGCGGGCCAGCGGCGGGCAGCGCTGCCGGAGCAGGCTGTCACAGGACCATGGCGTGTGCTGGTCGACACCACCCGGGCGGCAGCCGAGGACAGCCCCGACCGGCGGGGTCCTGTGCAGGCTTAG
- a CDS encoding FAD:protein FMN transferase: MPDPEDFRFDGIGTRWEISTPRPLDASVRARLLAFVERYDGDWSRFRSDSTVRAMARQPGRYELPPEAADLGRLYRSLYEITGGAMTPLIGGSLERLGYDAAYSLRPAGNALPAPRWEDVLTWDGNVLTTTAPLVLDIGAAGKGQLVDLLAIELRSCGVDSFVIDASGDLLHRGPDPVSVALEHPYDPARAIGTVPLAGGALCASASNRRAWGDGLHHVLDATTGLPVSTAVATWTMAESTMVADALATALFFVPGQELERSFDFSWLTVFSDGSAAYSAGFEGTLFS; the protein is encoded by the coding sequence GTGCCGGACCCGGAGGACTTCCGCTTCGACGGGATCGGAACCCGTTGGGAAATCTCCACCCCCCGTCCGCTTGACGCCAGCGTCCGTGCCCGGCTGCTCGCCTTCGTGGAACGGTACGACGGCGACTGGTCCCGGTTTAGGTCCGATTCGACCGTGCGTGCCATGGCCCGGCAGCCCGGGCGGTATGAGCTGCCGCCGGAAGCGGCGGACCTTGGCCGGCTGTACCGCTCGCTGTATGAGATCACCGGCGGTGCAATGACGCCGCTGATCGGCGGCAGCCTGGAGCGCCTCGGGTACGACGCCGCCTATTCCCTGCGGCCGGCAGGAAACGCGCTTCCGGCACCCCGCTGGGAGGACGTCCTGACGTGGGACGGCAACGTGCTGACCACCACCGCTCCCCTGGTCCTGGACATCGGTGCCGCCGGCAAGGGGCAACTGGTGGACCTTCTCGCTATTGAGCTGCGCTCCTGCGGCGTGGACTCCTTCGTGATTGATGCCAGCGGCGACCTGCTGCACCGCGGGCCTGATCCGGTCTCCGTGGCATTGGAGCACCCGTACGATCCGGCAAGGGCCATCGGGACCGTGCCGCTGGCAGGCGGCGCCTTGTGCGCGTCAGCCTCAAACAGACGGGCGTGGGGCGACGGCCTGCACCATGTGCTCGATGCCACAACAGGCCTGCCCGTCAGTACGGCGGTAGCCACGTGGACCATGGCAGAAAGCACCATGGTGGCCGATGCCCTGGCCACCGCCCTGTTCTTTGTCCCCGGCCAAGAACTGGAACGGAGCTTCGACTTTTCCTGGCTGACAGTTTTTTCTGATGGAAGTGCTGCCTACTCGGCCGGATTTGAAGGGACACTGTTCTCATGA
- the thrC gene encoding threonine synthase: MAHQWRGVIREYADRLPVTESTRVITLGEGGTPLVHAQKLSELTGSTVYLKVEGMNPTGSFKDRGMTMAMTAAVASGAKAVVCASTGNTSASAAAYATAAGLKCAVLVPEGKISMGKLSQAIAHGATLLQVDGNFDNCLDIARKLGESYPVFLVNSVNPARIQGQKTGAFEIVDSLGDAPDIHVLPVGNAGNITAYWKGYKEYSAPFESDTAGTLPAVSTKTPQMWGFQAAGAAPFVAGHPITEPDTIATAIRIGNPASWDGAIAARDESGGFIDAVTDEQILDAHRWLSAREGVFVEPGSAAGVAGLLKKHAAGEVPTGKTIVITVTGHGLKDPQWALRTEDGSEVQPVKVSNDVVTVAAELGLEEK, translated from the coding sequence GTGGCTCACCAATGGCGCGGCGTTATCCGCGAATACGCTGACCGGCTGCCCGTAACGGAATCCACCAGGGTCATCACGCTGGGCGAAGGCGGCACGCCGCTGGTCCACGCGCAGAAGCTCTCCGAGCTCACCGGTTCCACGGTGTACCTGAAGGTCGAGGGGATGAACCCCACCGGTTCGTTCAAGGACCGCGGCATGACCATGGCCATGACGGCCGCCGTCGCGTCCGGCGCCAAGGCCGTGGTGTGCGCGTCAACCGGCAACACCTCCGCGTCCGCCGCGGCCTACGCCACGGCAGCGGGACTGAAATGCGCTGTACTGGTCCCCGAAGGCAAGATCTCTATGGGCAAGCTGAGCCAGGCCATCGCGCACGGCGCCACGCTGCTCCAGGTGGACGGCAACTTCGATAACTGCCTGGACATTGCACGGAAGCTGGGGGAGTCCTACCCGGTGTTCCTGGTCAACTCCGTGAACCCGGCCCGCATCCAGGGCCAGAAGACGGGCGCGTTTGAGATTGTTGATTCGCTCGGCGATGCTCCGGACATCCACGTCCTGCCCGTAGGCAACGCCGGCAACATCACGGCGTACTGGAAGGGCTACAAGGAGTACTCGGCGCCGTTCGAATCCGACACGGCCGGAACCTTGCCCGCCGTGTCCACCAAAACCCCGCAGATGTGGGGCTTCCAGGCCGCCGGCGCGGCACCGTTCGTGGCAGGGCACCCCATCACGGAACCGGACACCATCGCCACTGCCATCCGGATCGGCAACCCGGCGTCCTGGGACGGTGCCATCGCTGCACGTGACGAGTCCGGCGGATTCATCGACGCCGTGACTGACGAACAGATCCTCGATGCCCACCGCTGGCTGTCCGCCCGCGAAGGCGTTTTTGTGGAGCCCGGCTCCGCCGCCGGTGTGGCCGGCCTGCTCAAGAAGCACGCCGCCGGTGAAGTTCCCACCGGCAAGACCATCGTCATCACCGTTACCGGCCACGGCCTCAAGGACCCCCAGTGGGCTCTCCGGACCGAGGATGGCAGTGAAGTCCAGCCGGTCAAGGTCTCGAACGACGTCGTGACAGTCGCAGCTGAACTGGGACTGGAAGAAAAGTAG
- a CDS encoding HNH endonuclease signature motif containing protein, with protein MDSRAAVATAEALSVSFAELASVLRDGTDSGCSGDADPMRRRADGFLDGLAEISRLDAKSAALKAWLAAGYSAAAEALAGPAASPEDNTGQEMAVVAEVACVLTVSERAAGALLAEAHSLTTALPLTFSALQAGTISWQHARIMVDETTNLDPAGAQALEAHFLDPHVVNPARGFAGELIPGRFRHKARTWRERHHPVSIEKRHIKSAADRRLEYAPDRDGMAWLSAYLPADQAAGIWNRTTTAARALQGPHEDRNLSQLRADTAATWLLGGTGDQTDMDGGSVAAGVPSPRAQVLITVPVMALLGQTDEPAMLDGYGPIPPSMARHLIADGAESFHRVLIDPRDGAPLEIGRTSYRLTKAQRQWLRLRDGKCPFPGCSNHSLDNEADHLLAWAHGGATGIHNLGQPCRKHHRLRHITGWKPTTATKNEPPGWISPTGRHYASEHPDWEPPTLPAPETTGALCTTPP; from the coding sequence ATGGATAGCAGAGCGGCTGTGGCGACGGCGGAGGCCCTTTCGGTGTCCTTCGCTGAGCTTGCTTCTGTGCTCCGGGACGGGACCGATTCCGGCTGTTCCGGGGACGCTGATCCTATGCGTCGGCGGGCGGATGGTTTCCTGGACGGGCTGGCCGAGATCTCACGGCTGGACGCGAAAAGTGCCGCCCTGAAGGCCTGGCTGGCCGCCGGTTACTCCGCCGCTGCCGAGGCTTTGGCGGGCCCTGCAGCGTCGCCCGAGGACAATACCGGGCAGGAGATGGCCGTGGTCGCGGAGGTCGCGTGTGTGCTGACGGTCAGCGAACGGGCCGCCGGCGCCCTCCTTGCCGAGGCGCACTCCCTGACCACTGCCCTGCCACTGACATTCTCCGCGCTGCAGGCCGGGACGATCTCGTGGCAGCACGCCCGGATCATGGTCGACGAAACCACCAACCTTGACCCCGCCGGGGCGCAGGCGTTGGAGGCGCATTTCCTGGACCCTCATGTGGTGAATCCGGCACGCGGCTTCGCCGGTGAGCTCATCCCCGGCAGGTTCCGGCACAAGGCCCGGACCTGGCGGGAACGCCACCACCCGGTCAGCATCGAAAAACGCCACATCAAGAGCGCAGCCGACCGGCGCCTGGAATACGCCCCGGACCGGGACGGCATGGCCTGGCTCTCCGCCTACCTCCCCGCCGACCAGGCGGCCGGGATCTGGAACCGCACCACCACCGCAGCCCGTGCCCTCCAAGGGCCTCATGAGGACCGGAACCTCAGCCAGCTCCGCGCCGACACCGCCGCCACCTGGCTCCTCGGCGGAACCGGTGACCAGACAGATATGGACGGCGGCAGCGTGGCTGCTGGTGTTCCGTCACCGCGGGCGCAGGTGTTGATCACGGTCCCGGTCATGGCGCTGCTGGGCCAGACCGACGAACCCGCCATGCTCGACGGATACGGCCCGATCCCGCCGTCCATGGCCCGCCACCTGATCGCCGACGGCGCCGAATCCTTCCACCGCGTCCTCATCGACCCCCGCGACGGCGCACCGCTCGAGATCGGGCGGACCAGCTACCGGCTCACGAAAGCCCAACGCCAATGGCTCAGACTTCGCGACGGGAAGTGCCCGTTCCCCGGCTGCAGCAACCACTCCCTCGACAACGAGGCCGACCACCTCCTCGCCTGGGCCCACGGCGGCGCCACCGGGATCCACAATCTCGGCCAGCCGTGCCGCAAGCACCACAGGCTCAGACACATCACCGGGTGGAAACCCACCACCGCCACCAAGAACGAACCACCCGGCTGGATATCACCCACCGGACGGCACTACGCCAGCGAACACCCCGACTGGGAACCACCGACGTTGCCAGCGCCGGAAACAACTGGGGCCTTGTGCACCACGCCGCCTTAG
- the argS gene encoding arginine--tRNA ligase, whose protein sequence is MTPEELSLAISACLKDAVAAGEIALSASAVPDEVRVERPKNREHGDWATSIALQLSKQAGTNPREFATVLSARLKSINGVAAVDIAGPGFLNITVDAGAAGALAKAIVEAGPQYGTNSALAGHTVNMEFVSANPTGPLHIGHTRWAALGDAIARVLRASGAEVTAEYYINDAGTQMNVFAQSVYNRLHGLPVPDGGYPGQYIADLGHEVLTAHPDIRELTEVAAIPVIRAAAYEAQMKDIKATLADFGVDFDVFFSEQELHDAGAIESAVARLREQGHVFDDGGAVWLRTTDFGDDKDRVMIRANGEPTYFAADAAYYLSKKDRGYTEKIYLLGADHHGYIYRLKAIAAAAGDDPEVNIEVLIGQLVSVNGAKLSKRAGNIIELKDLIDWLGKDAVRYSLARFPADSPLTLDPDLLKKHSNENPVFYVQYAHARTRGAARNAVAAGVDRSAFDASLLDHATENELLSYLGSYPSIVAKAAELREPHRVARHLEVIAGAYHRWYDACRIAPLGDEPVTDVNRTRLWLNDATSQVLANGLDLLGVSAPERM, encoded by the coding sequence GTGACTCCCGAAGAACTCTCCCTCGCCATATCCGCCTGCCTGAAAGACGCCGTCGCCGCTGGCGAAATCGCGCTTTCCGCATCAGCTGTCCCTGATGAGGTGCGCGTGGAGCGACCGAAGAACCGGGAACACGGCGACTGGGCCACCAGCATCGCCCTCCAGCTGTCCAAGCAGGCCGGCACCAACCCGCGCGAATTCGCCACCGTCCTGAGCGCCCGGCTGAAGTCCATCAACGGCGTCGCTGCCGTGGATATCGCCGGCCCCGGGTTCCTTAACATCACCGTGGATGCCGGTGCCGCCGGCGCCCTCGCCAAGGCCATCGTCGAAGCGGGCCCGCAGTACGGCACGAACTCGGCGCTCGCCGGACACACCGTGAACATGGAGTTCGTCTCGGCCAATCCCACCGGACCGCTGCACATCGGGCATACCCGCTGGGCCGCTCTCGGCGACGCCATCGCCCGGGTGCTGCGTGCGTCCGGCGCTGAAGTCACCGCGGAGTACTACATCAACGACGCCGGCACACAGATGAACGTCTTCGCGCAGTCGGTCTACAACCGGCTTCACGGACTTCCGGTCCCGGACGGCGGCTACCCCGGCCAGTACATCGCGGACCTGGGCCACGAGGTGCTTACCGCGCACCCGGACATCCGCGAGCTGACCGAAGTGGCGGCCATTCCGGTCATCCGTGCCGCCGCATACGAAGCCCAGATGAAGGACATCAAAGCCACGCTCGCCGATTTCGGCGTCGATTTCGATGTGTTCTTCTCCGAGCAGGAACTGCACGACGCCGGCGCTATTGAAAGTGCCGTAGCGCGCCTCCGCGAGCAGGGCCATGTGTTCGACGACGGCGGTGCGGTCTGGCTGCGGACCACGGACTTCGGTGACGATAAGGACCGCGTCATGATCCGCGCGAACGGCGAACCCACCTACTTCGCTGCCGACGCTGCCTACTACCTGTCCAAGAAGGACCGCGGCTACACCGAGAAAATCTACCTGCTCGGCGCGGACCACCACGGCTACATCTACCGGCTCAAGGCCATTGCGGCCGCCGCAGGTGATGACCCCGAGGTCAACATCGAGGTGCTGATCGGCCAGCTGGTCTCCGTCAACGGCGCCAAGCTGTCCAAGCGTGCCGGCAACATCATCGAGCTCAAGGACCTCATTGACTGGCTGGGCAAGGACGCGGTGCGCTACTCCCTGGCCCGTTTCCCGGCAGACTCGCCGCTGACCCTTGACCCTGACCTGCTGAAGAAGCACAGCAACGAGAACCCGGTGTTCTACGTCCAGTACGCCCATGCTCGCACCCGCGGCGCGGCCCGCAACGCCGTGGCTGCAGGCGTGGACCGCAGCGCGTTTGACGCTTCCCTACTGGACCATGCCACTGAAAACGAACTGCTCTCCTACCTGGGCAGCTACCCATCCATCGTGGCCAAGGCCGCAGAACTGCGTGAGCCGCACCGGGTGGCCCGCCATCTTGAGGTCATCGCCGGCGCCTACCACCGCTGGTACGACGCCTGCCGCATCGCACCCCTGGGTGACGAACCGGTGACCGACGTCAACCGCACTCGCCTGTGGCTGAACGACGCCACCAGCCAGGTGCTGGCCAACGGCCTGGACCTGCTGGGCGTGTCCGCGCCGGAACGGATGTGA
- a CDS encoding M4 family metallopeptidase produces the protein MHVPATFCSIIPPYILRRLARLDEPRFSAAARAAKEALSHVRSVQSARTQPAPAAPPALRDVRPGPPNRSIYDAGGSEILPGKLVRKESEPASGDQSADEAYDGLGHTHRLFADIFGRNSIDGEGLPLDATVHFGKLYDNAFWDGRQMVFGDGDGEVFERFTRSLSVIGHELTHGVTQHSAGLAYRNQAGAINESMSDVFGALVEQYLNSQSVTDASWLIGEGLFTPQVEGSALRSLKAPGTAYDDDVLGKDPQPDSMDSYVRTSADNGGVHINSGIPNRAFYLTAETLGGNAWEAPGRIWYDALTGGSLPATATFRVFARATAASAVDLFGTDSPEHDAVRQAWETVKVKL, from the coding sequence ATGCACGTTCCAGCTACATTCTGTTCCATCATTCCGCCTTACATACTGCGGCGGTTGGCTCGCCTGGACGAGCCTCGGTTTTCTGCCGCCGCGCGGGCTGCCAAGGAAGCGCTAAGCCACGTCCGGTCAGTCCAGTCAGCCCGTACCCAGCCGGCTCCGGCCGCTCCCCCGGCACTGCGCGACGTCCGTCCCGGCCCACCCAACAGGAGCATCTACGATGCCGGCGGATCCGAGATCCTACCCGGAAAGCTCGTACGTAAGGAAAGCGAACCGGCTTCCGGCGATCAGTCCGCTGATGAGGCGTACGACGGCCTTGGGCACACGCATCGCCTGTTTGCCGACATCTTCGGCCGTAACTCCATCGACGGCGAAGGACTGCCGCTCGATGCCACGGTGCACTTTGGCAAGCTCTACGACAATGCTTTCTGGGACGGCCGCCAGATGGTCTTCGGTGACGGCGACGGCGAAGTCTTCGAACGATTTACGCGGTCGCTGAGCGTCATCGGGCACGAACTCACTCACGGCGTCACGCAGCACTCGGCGGGGTTGGCTTACCGCAACCAGGCCGGTGCCATCAACGAATCCATGTCCGACGTTTTCGGCGCGCTCGTGGAGCAGTACCTGAACAGCCAGTCCGTGACCGACGCCAGCTGGCTGATCGGCGAAGGACTCTTCACGCCCCAGGTTGAGGGATCGGCTCTCCGATCCCTCAAGGCCCCGGGCACAGCGTACGACGACGACGTGCTGGGTAAGGACCCCCAGCCCGATTCGATGGACTCGTACGTGCGAACCAGCGCGGACAACGGCGGCGTCCACATCAACTCCGGGATCCCCAACAGGGCCTTCTACCTCACGGCGGAGACCCTGGGCGGCAACGCCTGGGAGGCGCCGGGACGGATCTGGTACGACGCACTGACGGGCGGCTCGCTGCCTGCCACCGCCACCTTCCGCGTCTTCGCGAGGGCGACGGCGGCATCCGCCGTCGACCTGTTCGGCACCGATTCGCCGGAGCATGACGCCGTGCGGCAGGCGTGGGAAACTGTGAAGGTCAAGCTTTAG
- a CDS encoding homoserine dehydrogenase, with the protein MTELRTLKVALLGCGNVGAQVARILIEDADALAARTGARLQLSGIAVRNVNAKRDVDLPQDLFTTDADTLVKDADLVIELMGGIEPARTLILSALRNGACVVTGNKALLAQDGPTLYEEADKAGVQLSYEAAVAGAIPILRPIRDSLAGDRITRVLGIVNGTTNFILDQMDSTGAQFADALAEAQRLGYAEADPTADVEGHDAASKAAILASLSFHTRFALENVHCEGITSVSAADIAAAKDAGFVIKLLAIAEKLTDADGGEGVSVRVHPTLLPREHPLAAVRGAFNAVFIEAENAGELMFYGQGAGGTPTASAVLGDLVSAARRIVLGGPGRTETTTGHVPALPIASAITSYYIGLDVADQPGVLARIAQLFAEHGVSIEIMRQTIHRDAESNVESAELRIVTHRASEAALAATVEAVKGLDVINSVTSVLRVEGV; encoded by the coding sequence ATGACTGAATTGCGAACCCTGAAAGTAGCCCTGCTGGGCTGTGGCAACGTTGGGGCCCAGGTTGCGCGGATTCTCATTGAGGACGCCGACGCCCTTGCCGCCCGTACCGGTGCCCGCCTGCAGCTCAGCGGCATCGCCGTGCGCAACGTCAATGCCAAGCGGGATGTGGACCTGCCGCAGGACCTCTTCACCACCGACGCCGACACCCTGGTCAAGGACGCCGACCTGGTAATCGAGCTCATGGGCGGGATCGAGCCTGCCCGCACGCTGATCCTCTCCGCGCTGCGCAACGGCGCCTGTGTAGTCACCGGCAACAAGGCCCTGCTCGCCCAGGACGGACCCACCCTCTATGAAGAGGCCGACAAGGCCGGCGTGCAGCTGTCCTACGAGGCCGCCGTCGCCGGTGCCATCCCCATCCTGCGCCCCATCCGGGACAGCCTGGCCGGCGACCGCATTACCCGCGTGCTGGGTATCGTCAACGGCACCACCAACTTCATCCTGGACCAGATGGACTCCACCGGCGCCCAGTTCGCTGACGCCCTCGCCGAGGCCCAGCGCCTTGGCTACGCCGAAGCCGACCCCACCGCCGACGTCGAAGGCCACGACGCCGCCTCCAAGGCCGCCATTCTCGCGTCGCTGTCCTTCCACACCCGCTTCGCCCTGGAAAACGTCCACTGCGAAGGCATCACGTCCGTCAGCGCGGCGGACATCGCTGCAGCCAAGGACGCCGGATTTGTCATCAAACTGCTGGCCATTGCCGAAAAGCTCACGGATGCCGACGGCGGCGAAGGCGTTTCCGTGCGCGTGCACCCCACGCTGCTGCCGCGCGAGCACCCGCTGGCCGCCGTTCGTGGCGCGTTCAATGCGGTCTTCATCGAGGCGGAAAACGCGGGCGAACTGATGTTCTACGGCCAGGGTGCCGGCGGAACCCCGACGGCCTCCGCCGTCCTGGGCGACCTTGTCTCGGCCGCACGCCGCATTGTGCTGGGCGGCCCGGGACGCACGGAGACCACCACCGGCCACGTCCCGGCCCTGCCCATCGCCTCAGCCATCACCAGCTACTACATCGGCCTGGACGTCGCTGACCAGCCCGGCGTGCTGGCCCGGATCGCCCAGCTCTTTGCGGAGCACGGCGTGTCCATCGAAATCATGCGGCAGACCATCCACCGGGACGCAGAGTCCAACGTGGAGTCTGCCGAACTGCGGATCGTTACCCACCGCGCATCAGAGGCTGCCCTCGCAGCCACCGTCGAGGCCGTCAAGGGCCTGGACGTCATCAATTCAGTGACATCCGTTCTGCGGGTAGAAGGAGTCTAA
- the lysA gene encoding diaminopimelate decarboxylase, whose product MSAQETSTQKVSALDTNSGSPLAPGWLAVPADLNALHEPMWAQDVRKNDAGELAIDGIAVSELKAQFGTPLFVMSETDFRARARSFKDAFDAAFADICGGVDVYYAGKSFLCTAVAAWVADEGLRLDTCSGGELAVAARAGIKGENLGLHGNNKSDAEINRALDMKLGRIVVDSLDELDRVAKIASDRGEIANVMLRLTPGVHAHTHEFIATAHEDQKFGLSMAGDTTEQAGLSAAEEAVAAATGYASIELLGLHCHIGSQIFEPDGFELAAQKLLRFHAAMQEKYSIVMPELDLGGGYGIAYTPVDTPRPAADVAQAMAAVVRSTCAELGITAPRISIEPGRAIVGSTTFTLYEVGTLKTVRVDAPGDSEANKNVTHPRRYVSVDGGMSDNARPVLYDADYSAILASRTSSASPQLSRVVGKHCESGDIVVRDVYLPEDVAAGDLLAVPGTGAYCWALSSNYNYLARPGVVAVRGGSARLIVRGETEEDLLNRDMGVPND is encoded by the coding sequence ATGTCGGCACAGGAAACCTCGACGCAGAAGGTGTCAGCACTGGACACCAACAGCGGATCCCCGCTTGCTCCCGGGTGGCTCGCCGTTCCCGCGGACCTGAACGCGCTCCACGAGCCCATGTGGGCGCAGGATGTGCGGAAGAACGACGCCGGTGAGCTCGCCATCGATGGCATCGCCGTCAGCGAGCTCAAGGCGCAGTTCGGCACGCCGCTCTTTGTGATGAGCGAGACAGACTTCCGGGCCCGCGCACGTTCCTTCAAGGATGCCTTTGATGCCGCGTTTGCCGACATCTGCGGGGGAGTGGACGTCTACTATGCTGGCAAGTCCTTCCTGTGCACAGCAGTAGCCGCCTGGGTGGCAGACGAAGGACTCCGGCTGGACACGTGTTCCGGCGGCGAGCTCGCGGTGGCGGCCCGGGCCGGCATCAAGGGCGAAAACCTGGGCCTGCACGGCAACAACAAATCCGACGCCGAGATCAACCGGGCGCTGGATATGAAGCTGGGACGAATCGTGGTGGACAGCCTCGATGAGTTGGACCGCGTTGCCAAAATCGCCTCGGACCGCGGCGAAATTGCCAACGTTATGCTGCGCCTGACTCCCGGCGTCCACGCGCACACCCACGAGTTCATCGCCACCGCCCACGAGGACCAGAAATTCGGTCTCTCCATGGCCGGGGATACCACCGAGCAGGCCGGACTGTCAGCAGCGGAGGAGGCCGTGGCTGCGGCCACAGGGTACGCCAGCATCGAACTGCTGGGCCTGCACTGCCACATCGGCTCGCAGATCTTCGAGCCGGACGGCTTTGAACTCGCCGCGCAGAAGCTCCTGCGCTTCCACGCTGCCATGCAGGAAAAGTACTCCATCGTGATGCCCGAGCTGGACCTCGGCGGCGGCTACGGCATTGCCTATACCCCGGTGGACACCCCGCGCCCCGCAGCTGACGTCGCGCAGGCGATGGCCGCCGTCGTGCGTTCCACGTGTGCTGAGCTGGGTATCACTGCTCCCCGGATTTCGATCGAACCCGGACGCGCAATTGTCGGCAGCACCACCTTCACGTTGTACGAGGTGGGTACCCTGAAAACTGTCCGCGTCGACGCGCCGGGCGATTCAGAGGCCAACAAGAACGTTACGCATCCGCGCCGCTATGTGTCAGTGGACGGAGGCATGAGCGATAACGCCCGCCCGGTGCTCTACGACGCGGATTATTCGGCGATTCTGGCCTCCCGCACGTCCTCGGCGTCCCCGCAGCTGTCCCGCGTAGTGGGCAAACATTGCGAGAGCGGCGACATAGTTGTTAGAGATGTATATCTGCCCGAGGACGTGGCAGCCGGTGATCTGCTTGCTGTACCGGGGACCGGCGCCTACTGCTGGGCCCTGTCAAGCAACTACAACTATCTGGCCCGGCCGGGCGTTGTCGCGGTGCGCGGCGGATCTGCCCGGCTGATTGTCCGCGGGGAAACCGAAGAAGATCTGCTTAACCGCGACATGGGAGTGCCGAATGACTGA
- a CDS encoding ferredoxin--NADP reductase codes for MSPVDAPKATAVFTAGRLDTLLGKYTMYRLILLVLAALAAYSLLLNALGWLTFGIPQMLVHLVLCLGLTYVSNRGLAALFHVRPHSESSLITGLLLYFLFWPTFMPLDMAGVALACVLASASKYALAWRGRHIFNPAAAGAFVTGLTGLNIATWWAATPAMLWLLVPGVLLVLYRTRKLPMAAVFLVVATSIVSAELLQAGLTLGSALWQALAQRPLLFFVGFMLTEPLTLAPRRWQQLALAALVGVVFAVPYNLGFIANSPELALLVGNLLAFLVGQRGGLRLRFAGSRPLTPSTTEFAFEPSRHVRFVPGQYMELDLPHAKSDGKGRRRVFSLTSAPGSETVKFGVRTAEPLSAAKKVLLDLKPGDEVAATSVGGDFVLPRDPRTPVLLIAAGIGITPYLAHLASGAAQDRDVVLLLLARNAAEIAYTAELQASGARILARLADGSVPPPFITDAGTLESGGAAAGARLDGDFLKALVPDIAGRAVYISGSPASVASLRRAAHKAGAHRVHVDSFSGY; via the coding sequence ATGAGCCCCGTTGACGCCCCCAAGGCAACCGCCGTTTTCACTGCCGGCCGGCTGGACACCCTGCTGGGCAAGTACACGATGTACCGGCTGATCCTGCTGGTGCTGGCAGCCCTTGCCGCGTACAGCCTCCTGCTCAATGCCCTTGGCTGGCTCACGTTCGGCATTCCGCAGATGCTCGTCCACTTAGTGCTGTGTCTTGGCCTGACGTACGTGTCCAACCGAGGGCTGGCTGCCCTTTTCCACGTCCGCCCGCATTCCGAATCGTCGCTGATCACCGGTCTGCTGCTGTACTTCCTCTTCTGGCCTACCTTTATGCCCCTGGATATGGCGGGAGTGGCCCTGGCGTGTGTGCTGGCCTCCGCTTCGAAATACGCGCTGGCCTGGCGTGGCCGGCACATCTTCAACCCAGCCGCCGCCGGGGCGTTTGTCACCGGGCTGACGGGGCTGAACATCGCGACATGGTGGGCCGCCACACCTGCCATGCTGTGGCTGCTGGTCCCGGGCGTCCTCCTGGTGCTCTACCGGACGCGTAAGTTGCCCATGGCGGCCGTGTTCCTTGTGGTTGCGACATCAATTGTGAGCGCTGAGCTGCTGCAGGCAGGGCTTACCCTGGGCAGCGCACTCTGGCAGGCCCTGGCGCAGCGGCCGCTGCTGTTCTTCGTCGGCTTTATGCTGACGGAGCCGCTCACCCTCGCGCCGCGCCGCTGGCAGCAGCTCGCGCTCGCCGCACTGGTTGGCGTGGTGTTCGCAGTGCCGTACAACCTCGGCTTCATCGCCAACTCGCCGGAACTGGCCCTGCTGGTCGGCAACCTGCTGGCGTTCCTTGTGGGCCAGCGCGGCGGGCTCAGGCTCCGGTTCGCTGGCTCCCGTCCCCTGACACCCAGCACCACAGAGTTCGCCTTTGAACCGTCCCGGCACGTCCGGTTTGTGCCGGGGCAGTACATGGAACTGGATCTGCCGCACGCCAAGTCTGACGGCAAAGGCCGACGCCGGGTGTTCAGTTTGACCAGCGCCCCGGGTTCGGAGACGGTGAAGTTTGGCGTCCGGACGGCTGAGCCCCTGTCCGCGGCGAAGAAAGTCCTGCTGGACCTGAAGCCTGGTGATGAGGTGGCCGCCACGTCCGTGGGCGGAGATTTTGTCCTGCCCCGCGATCCCCGGACCCCGGTCCTCCTGATCGCCGCGGGCATCGGTATCACGCCCTATCTTGCGCATCTGGCTTCCGGCGCCGCGCAGGACCGGGACGTGGTTCTCCTCCTGCTGGCACGCAACGCTGCCGAAATTGCCTACACCGCTGAGCTGCAGGCGTCCGGGGCACGCATCCTGGCACGCCTCGCTGACGGTTCGGTCCCGCCACCGTTCATCACCGATGCCGGGACGCTGGAATCCGGGGGCGCTGCAGCTGGCGCCCGGCTGGACGGAGATTTCCTGAAGGCCCTCGTTCCCGACATTGCCGGCCGCGCTGTCTACATCTCCGGGTCCCCTGCGAGCGTCGCATCGCTGCGCCGTGCAGCCCATAAGGCTGGCGCGCACCGGGTGCACGTGGACTCTTTTTCGGGCTACTGA